Genomic DNA from Scomber scombrus chromosome 21, fScoSco1.1, whole genome shotgun sequence:
GCACACCTCAGTCTTGGTGGTGCGCACAGTGGGCTGTGGAGGGTTGTAGCAGAAGCCACTTTCCATGTAGACCCTGGATGGAAGAGGAGAGAATGCATTAATGGATTCAAGCacttttaagacattttgatGACTATTTTTATTGGTTCAGACACAAACTAGAATATCAATAGATCATTCAAGCAAAGCCGACATTGTCTAACTCTTACTTTGGGTTGACGAGACAGTAGTTAGAGCTGACATTAGTGATCTCTACGGTGCAGTTGCGGTTGGTAGTGAGGGTGACAGAATGGGACTCTGCAGTCTCAGGCATTTTGATGGCAGCTGGAAGTGacggagggaaagaaaggagctGTGGACAACAGAAATTGATTAAAGTCTGTCGTCATTAAAGCAGATTTGATTTGTCTGGTTTCAGTAGAAACTGCCATGAAAGTTCTGCATTAAATAGCATCAGGTAGAATCATTACCCATCTTACCAAAAGGTGGACATGATGTTAAAAGCATGCAGACAACCTTGAGACACACTATATCACAAGGATGAAGTACGATGCATCCAGGACACCAACCATTACATCATTacacaactgcagctcattatTTAATCTCTAAAAACATCTGTACTGTCAGTTATCACACACAATTATCCTCTATAAAATGATTAGACATGTGTTCAAAGCGATTCTAGCTATATTCAAAGTAAATGCACTTACTTTGCTttatgtgacacacacacaggaaggcAGAGAGTCTCTGAAAACAGCTCGGAGTTTGGTTTGGAGACAAATGTGAAGTTACGCCCTCCCAGAGAAACACAGTCACACCTCATTCAGGAGTCACAGTAGGTGTGTCAGTGCTCTGTTTTAAGAAGTCGCCTGCAGGAAGACATCATTTCAtagttttcattgttatttgACTGTTTCAGTGAAATTGACTGAGATGCATAAATATTGTtaaatgtgatgtaaaaatgtgatatcTATCTTGATGGTCACTTTGACAGAAGATGGAAAAGTACTCTGATCACCCACAGTGGCTTATTGTATGAGACACCTGAATGTCTGGTAAGATTGGAAAAGTCAAGAAAAGCAACCACACCCATCGAACAGTCCATATATCTTCTAAACATGACTCATTTTAGATGAAGCTCAAACCTTCAACACTTAATCATCTGAAGTAAATCTTTGTGGCAGTCGGTAATACATTTCCAATTCATCCcttcatacacatacattctTTTCACTACTTCAGAAAGACTTTTTGAGCAACTATAGGTGTTGTTTTAGCACAGTGACAAATGAGCACAATGTGATGCAACAGGCTTTCTTTTTATGGTCTGGGTGTCTTAACTATAACCGTTCCAAAAAACGccccctcttttttcttcttagtgCAACAAGACAGacacatcattttatttgaattgtcTGATTTTGCAACCTAATTGTAGtagctacatactgtatatattattattattattgtatgtcTACtggttttataaaatgtattgtttttattttatttaaaagaatatatgattattttcatcttattttagGCAGGGTTCCTCTGCCTAGGCTCGATCCAGCAGCAGCCATCCTGTTCATTCGGGTGTccaataattaaataattaaaattcatCCAAATTTCTTTGGATGCCAGAAGCTGGAGGCCAGTAAGCCAGGTCAACCCATCCAGAACCCATCCTTTGATTTACTAAGATTGTACAGAACAAAACACAAGTTTATAAAATGCAATGTATAGTAACTgtattgaaatgtattgtatccgtcagtggttcccaaccctgacagatggaggaagttatttatgtctttattgCATCTTGTGTAAATTACTGTAACTCTCTATAATCCATGCTGAATAGTCTGTGATGAGTCCAAAATGCCACAAAGAGAACACACCAACCCTGATTTCAGCATCTGTTAATTGGCTTCCCATTGCTTCCAGAGGACAGTTCAAGTATAGTTAAATGGATTAGCTTCAAGCTGATTTTTTGACCTATGTGTACAAGACTGTACAATTAGGTCAGCAGAAAAAACCTCTTCTCACAGTTCTCAAGTCAGGACTCGTAACAAAGGTGTGACAAGTGTGACAGGTCACGGCACTGAAACTGTGGAATGAATGACCGTTTACAATCACAGCTACTTGTGCAACAAAAACCACACCTTGTTAAACTGGCTTTTAAGAGACTTGTATAACATTTTATCCCCTGGACAATAttatgttcttttatttatttctttatgttatATATCAAGCTATTATACTACAGCCTGCAACCTGCGTTTTACTGCAACAGAACTCACACACTTTATAGAGTATTTATCCTTTCTCTCTCGATCAAGGGAGGCGGCTCAATTTCACAGTTTCATCCAAGGTCAGCTCCTGCATGATGCATGATGTGTAGTATTTCttactcagttttttttgttggaaaaTCACATAATAATTGCAGTCAAAGACCAGTAGAGGGGACTCTATATTCAGTCTGTGCAGTTCAAGCTTGATCACATGTTGACAGAATGGAAAGAGCCGAATCTTCATGCTTGCCAACTTCCTCTCTGATATCAAAACATTGATGAAAACCCTTGTTTGTGAGAAGTAGGTCTGATACTAGAGGCCCTCACCTGGAGAGGACTCATAAAAATCAATATAGGATAATTTCATTAAACAGGGAAATCAATAAGGAAACATAAACAGCAATACATTAGTGCTGGTGGACTTGCAACTGGAAAAATCTCGAAGTGGGAAGATCAGATACAGAACTACTCTTTACATAAAAATCTTCATTTAGAAACCACTTTATTTCACTTCATGTGcattttcaacttttttgcACTGCTtataattaatgtaaaaaaaaaagaggaatgtcAAAGTTCAACATTTGCAGACAGGGGTCCAACACTTTCATAAAGTCAGTTAAATTTTATAAGATCTGATTGCCTTAATACAATTACCACtacatgtttcagtgttcatttcagTCAACACAAATGAGGCATTCTTGGGgataattaaatcatttatcaTCTGCCTCACCTGTAGTGtcactgctgtttatttgtaacattttagtGCCATCTTGTGTTCAGATCAAGTACAGCCTCaatattacatacagtacaccgTTTTTATTACCCAAATTACTAGATGGAAGAATTAACTCAATTTATCTACAAAATCGTTTAAGTTTTGCAGATAAATTGTgtacagaaaatacagaaatacaaaaatatagatATGCCctgaaacttttctttttattttgacttgttAGTTATCGGATTCTAATTTTagactttgtgtttgtttgttttttgtcttaattACTGTTCAACatgaatgtacatttttaaagcaagaTTGAAATATGCCATAAAGGTTTGCACATGAATTTTGTACACATAAAAAATTAAGATCATAATAACATGATGATCAAAGTCAAAAACTACTGATGACAAACTATTAAGAATACAGCAGTTGTCTCTGTTTAATTGAACAGTAAAGATTATTTAAGGTTGGGTGTTGGCACTGTAgttaaatacagaatatttacGACTACATGTAGCCGTAGTGGCATTAACtctaactttatggaagtgtaaAACTAAATCACAAAAGTATTTTCTGATAAATTGATAAAAGCAGTTAGTGAAGAAACTCAACAACACCCACACACTGAAGTACCACAAAAAGGTGATTTATTGAGTACAATTGCAATATTTGTACTTCACGTCTTTATCATGTGAATCCACCTGTTTGTACCCAGGTGTGGATCCAAGTTAGATCCAGTCAATTACGtaaacattatttacagtatttacaacATGAAAATCAAAATGATCAACTCTATATCCTACacaataaaaactacaaaaataatctataaaaatatatgattagGTCCAATATCTGAAAACAATACGGCATCCCTCTCTAAGACAGAAACAAGCAGCTAGACATTCAATGCAACAAATACCAcagaaaaaatgtatgaatttaaaTACCCTCGCACAGCAGAGACAGGTCTACATTAAATGttgtaatttcatttttaaaaaattaaaaagcttGAACATTTgcttaaaccccccccccccccccaaaaaaaaaaaaaaaaaatcacgtgTACTTTACTGGATGTGTTTCATTCCAGACAAGATAGCGATAATGATGATACCTATGATCATGTAACACTGACATAGATTAATGCAGAGTTGAGACTTAAATGAAATTAAGAGTCTGCTACttgatttttttaacataatgaaGTAAATGTAAACCAGTGGAATGGTTTGGAAATATATGTAACGTACATCAAAAAATCCATACACAGTTGCTGTGTAATTGGTCTTGAAAAGTTGTAATGTGACAtgtgcatgttttaaatgagtgattttctctgtttttctcattggcaacaaatctcatgtttggatccaaaccaacaatgatctGATCCACTGAcgagctttgtgtgtgtatctaaagcctTATGTATCTTACTTCTCTGTGCTGTAGAGTTTGGtcacgttagtttgtttagGAACGGCTCCAAAGTCCAATAACagcgatcatgttttcagtctccaaagagtagttctgtgtaatacgccactgagcatgtgcaggcatatgttgttatttaaagctttactagcttgttgtgctacatatcacaacctcttgactttgtactgagGTTGAGCAATTTACAATGTAGCACTCTCCAGgagcagtggtcaccaaccctgctcctggaaagctactgccctgcatgttttaggtatcttcCGACTCTAACGCACCTGATTCTAATatttaactcgttatcaagcccgttgacaagcttcagctgcttgataacaaaTTAATTGTTAGAATGAGGTGTGTTAGAGTTGGGAAATCGTGCAGGGCAGAAGCTCTTTAAGAGCGGGGTCAAGACCACTGCTCcagagacagaaaatatgatCACTGTTATTGGTCTTTGGAggcatttctaaacaaactaacatgaccaaactcttcacaATGAAGGAGCATGTCACCCAGTGCGGTGCTGTGTCtcattgctgtgtttttaagtattatttggacaacaatgaaggtccacagcacagaggaataagatatatcaggctttggaacATATAAGATCACAGAGGAAATGACAGAACAGCAGCACTTTCGCATCCTCTTGGATCTGCTTGCTGGTCACTTCTGAGGGAACATGCTCCCAGCAGCAATGGATGACAGTCCGGTCTTCTCTTCTATCCATTGGTTGTAATTGGTCACTCTGGTGTAAACGCCGGGTCGTAACTCCCTCGCGCAGCCGTCGCCCCAGCTTATCACTCCAAAGAGGAAGAGCCTGTTGTCAGTCTCGCACACCAGAGGCCCTCCTGAGTCTCCCTGTGGGAAAGAGAAGTGCAGTGTTAACGGAAATCGACAAACAGGTCTGCAGATGGAAAGGCTGATCGAGTCCAGACATGTAAAAATACCTCGCAGGCGTCCTGGCTCCAGTCGGGACGAGCAGCACAAAACATGTTATCAGTTATCATGTTTCCATAATAGTCCTTTTGTCGGCACACATAGTCGGCGATAGGGTTCACCTGAGCCTCTCGGAGGTACTGGGACCTATACCACAAAcctgaaaagaaaaataggctttaaaaccaaacaaatgtaCAATACATCAGATTGTGGAATACCAGAAAGTACCACAATTGAGTCTGTAGTTACTGTTTCTTCTCagattttactgtaatatgaaATCATGTTTCAGCATGTATGCTAGTTCATGTTAATTTGGGAACAGGAAATGTCACAAATTAATCACTTTCAGTCACGTCTCTTGGTCTTCTTCAGGGAATAGAGCTGGCTCACGTAAACAAAGTGTGGGGCTATGgttatgtgatttaaaaaagtgCAAGACTGATTTGATTCAAGCATTGTTGTTTGATTCAGATGAAGATGAGCCTTCTTCATTTTTCACTAAAACAGGAGCTGCCCATGATGGCTTTAGGAAATTTGCACTTATTGTATTCTCCCTTCCTAGCATCTTTTCAATTGAATtcaattgtatttataaagcacttggcaacagtaTAGTGAGGGAAAATCCctctttaacaggaagaaacctcaagcagaactgaGCTCCAGCATCCATCTGCTTTGACTGGTTCGgttaagagagaaagagcgacCGAGAGCACCAACTTTCCTCACCATATTTCTCTTTCCCATATCCAGCGATCTCACAGGGGACACCAGGCACGAGGCTCTGGTGAGGAGGCGGGAGGCAGACAGTCTTCACAGAGTTGCTCTCCTTTGCACATGTTCCATGTTTGGCCCTCAGCTTCACTAAGGCTGCATGACAATAATCAAGAAATCACTTTCTTTGGTcacattaaatcattaataCTGTAGCATCAAAAGAATCCTTTCTTACCAATGTCATTGTTGAAGTTCCCCTCAATGTTGTCATACCCTTCATGGATGATGATTTCTTCCACTCCGAATGTTTGCTCCACAGTCGGGTCGGTCTCATTCAGAGCATTTTTCCCCAGAATAACAGAGAAGCGGTTCACTTTGGTGTGGGAACTGAAAGACGAATGTAGAACAGTCCAATTAAGCTTCTGTCATCTCTATGCACCTGCTGTGCTTACAGTAAATGATCTTACTTCTTACCCATCGGGAAAACAGTGGGCAGCTGTCAGGACCCAGCAGGCGGAGATCAGACTGCCCCCGCAACGGAAAATCTTCTCCTTGGATTTGCTGCGCCAAAATATGGCAGCGACCCATGGGTGGGATTCCACAGTGGCAACTGTTCCACCCACAATCTTCATCTGTTTTCTGGTGCGCTCACCACAGCTGGACTCTGCAGCTGGAGGGTGAAACAAAGTTCAGAACAGTCGTGGAAAAAACATGGAAAGTCTTGACAGGTTCAGTGAAGCGTGAACTCACCTGTTTCGGGATCAACAGGTGCAGGTGAAGGTGGGGCAGGAACTGCAAGATCAGATCTGTTTAGACTAATGAAGCATCTGGTTTATAATGTCTTAGAAGGTAATAAAAAATAGTTACACTCACCAGTTTCGGAGCCACAACGTTGAATGTCACAATACTCCCAGACGAGCTGCTGGTTTCTCCGAACGTAACACCACGGGCGTTCTTTATAGGCTACATTTCTGTAGTAAACACAACATTGCATCCATCAAACTACACAATATGTGGCATTTAAAGTAtgaaatacatgtttttctttgggTTTGCTCTGTATCCACCACATTAGacttgaagtaaaaaaaaaaataacaacagcttTAAAGACCCTGAAACATATCAGCTTCTGAGTATGAGTGATGGAGTCCTACATGGACACAAACTTTTCTGCCAAACTTTGAATACTTTTGGTTATTTTACATGACATTTTGCATGCAGAGCTCAGCTGATGTTTGGTGTACAGACTGTTTAGGTTTAGATTAATATCAGCCTACCTGCAGTAGTTGTGCCTCCCAGAGTTGACATCTCCAGACATATACAACATCCTGGTCTCCAAATCCCAGTCCACACATCTCCGTCCACTCTCTGAGCGGGACACTGTGCCTCTGTAGGACAGTCCCATACCCTTGTAGCAGCTGGTGCCCTTCACTAAAGTTAaagttgagtttttaaaaaattaaaaaatatgaaaaagataAATGCAAAGTTGTTAGCAGTTTAGGTTCATACCTGTTTCACAGTTTGTCCCCTCGAAGCCAtcagcacacagacaaaatgAGTGTTCACCAGTGGACAAGGATGGGAATGAGGAGCCTCCATTAAGACAGACCTCACCTAACAAATGAAATTATACACTTAATACAGTGTGAACTCAAGACACAGCACCAGAGAGCCTTGACAAATGTTTCTCACCTGAACTTTCAAAGGAGAAAGAGTacgaagacgaggaggaggaggaggaaggggaacCAAAGACATACTCCCTTCTGTTTCGCCTCAACAATccctaaaaatatatttttttaaaagtcagatAAATTctcatgaaaataaatgcaatatttcagtACAAGATAAAAATCTTCTTACTGCTTCAGTTGTTGAAAGAGCTGCCAGAGTGCAAATTAAAACTCCAAAGTTTATCATCATGGTTTCTCGCCTCGCTGCACAGATTAAAATCCAAACAGTGTGAAGCGTGCTTGCAGGCAGCAGTGTGGGAGCCTCCTCAGGGTTTGCTCTGTTATGTCTTGCCGGAGAAACGtgcagggagggggggagagactCATGATTGGCCGAGCCCATTAGGTGTGAAGAAATAGTGTTTGCATGGGCGAGTAAATGAGTCAGAGTTATTAGACGGTTAACCCACATTTATAAATCCCAGGAAGCATTTCAGTAACTTTGGTATGTTGGGCCTGCAGCTGTTTACATGGTGAATTTAACAGATTCTGGATTCAAATGAGTCTGGATTAAAAATGACATGATATCATAAAACATGCTTAAGATTGTCCGAACGGCATTAGCCTGCAGTTTGTTGGCCAGTCCACACCCAGTGACACCACACAGCCTCACCAGTGACACCACACAGTTTCGCCAGTGATACCCCTCCAGCACCAGTTGGGTAATTGATACCACGCATGGATCACTGCATGAGGAGGAATTGGTTGCAACCCTTAATGAGTGTGTCACAAGGTCTTTGTAATCTATTTTTAAACTTATTCACCACATTTTGCcacactttttttgtctttgcttaACCGTCATATACTGTTCacattctgactcataattagtctctacaccaattcacatcgATGAATTCCCCATTagtcattattaaatgtttgattcatccttctgtttgattaaaagacattcacagttactattttatggtccaggaaaacattttatagaataaattcaaatttgaccctgaacagtatgtatgggttaaaggaaaaaaaaaatagttggaTGTTGTCGTCTCCACTGTGTAGaatctgttttctttattaatcaattaattgtttggttACCAATGCCccaaaaaatatatgtattttaatcagTGCTAATCTGCTGTTACTGACATTAACTATACTCACATTTGACATTAGCTGGCTAGGTAGCTGGCTAATGTTAAAATACTTGCTTACTAAGTTAATAATTTACTTCAATTACTGTACATAATACTGCATTTACATGGATGCatttattacagtatataaataatatatgaatcTGACATTTTTGAAACAAGTGCTGATATGATACCTGAGTTTCATTACAGAAACCAACACCATATCTTACATCAAGGGATATAAACGTGTTTTTCttctaattaaaaatgtttttcattcaaCAAAAAGGCCAATCTGAAGTGTTAATGTATGAATTAAGGCGATGTTGgccttaaatgtattttcttaagTTTCTGATTAATTCACTGGATGTCACTGTTGCTCTATGAACAGCAGAGCTCATTTATCCTTATTGCACCTGAAGTGGCACACTGGGGTCATCCTCACCTGCTGTCTCGTGCTGGGTTCATCTCAAGCTGAAcaggtgaagaaaaagaaaaggaaaaagaggggggcacatacacacactaacatataCTGCATCTCATTTTGAGGCCAGCAGGTAATCTGACACCTGCACAGGTGATGCTGTATCAGTACTgacgatgaggaggaggatggtgatgaagatgaagtatTTTCAGTCTCGTTCCTGCCCCAGAATCAAAATCTCATTAATCAATGAAAGCAGTACTAACCCAATGAATACTGTGAATGAGAGCAAATATGTACATTAGGATCCCGGAAGTCCTCTGGTTTGGATCCTGCTTGTGTGATGCTGCCTTTAGGGGCCCTCGGAATTATTAGACTTCAGtagtaaacacagaaacagaaaaaaatatttatttaaaataaataagacctGCAGTATTGTTATATGACCTTCTTACAGATGCAGTAACATCATCTCaatccctttttttaatttattcggATGCttagcattttatttaattttctgtgcttctgtgattttatttaattttagtgCTGAATTTGGttttcccacataaaacaacgTTGAGTGGTGCTATAcaaagattaataaataatattaattatatctatgatatgtgttttatttactgaTGTGTTCTATTGTTGAGTATTTTAGTCTATTTAATTGTATGCACTTTTTATTACATTGCAAAATGTTCTTTACTAATTATATGAGGcccatgtgttttatttgtttattttagtgtttatattttttatttaattgttgcATATTTAATTCTGTATTAATATCTGTACTTATAATACTAATATCTGTCATTTtcataatgtgttgttgttgttgttgttgttgttattgtaaaaCCCTAAACTAACTGTTTCGAGAGATGTTATAAGAGTACAtctattatcattatcattattattaataatattgatGCATATAATTCTGTGTTAAACTGTAGTATTTCTTTGGGGCTCTGTTTCACTCTtaaactataattaaatatatttttaaaagcctcAAATATCACATAGTTGCTTCTTCTTTATAATTAAACACAATCACATGTAAGTATGTATTTGTGAAACTACAGGctttataaaaactaaaacattgtctattaTTTGACTTAAAGCTGCTGGTGCTGCAGTTTACGAGCAGCCTGTGAAGGCAGCAGGAGCGCAGAGCTGTCAGTGGTGGATGAGGGAGATTATCCTCCTTTACTCCACTCACTGTTAACACGgatccacacatacacacacacacacacacacacacacacataggagGCGGTTTGTGACACGACATGGGAAACGCAGACACCAAACTTCACTTCAGGAAAGCGGTGATCCAGCTCACAACCAAAACACAGGTTAGAGAAATAGATTAAATACAGTTTAGAgagaataacatttaaaaaaaaaaaaaaaaaacgcaccGGGAGCGCGTCGGCTGTGCGCTTGTGGTTTTTAAATACAGGCTGTGGAGATAAAGTTGCAGTGCCAGATGGTAGCCTGAACTGCAGCCTAGATGACACAGAGTGGAGagtaaagcaacaaaaacacagcaatccCTTTTAAATCGAGGTTTTACAGCCATTATATTAATTTATCTTGTAAAATaatcatattattttaaatatttttgctgtTAAAGATGCTAAACACATTCATGTTGTCCTCTGAGCCTTTACCACTCCTCATTTTAATCTGTGAAATGAACCAAAAAACGTGCAAACTGTTTCATTTAACGTCAGAGTCGTGTTTTCCTGGCAGGTGCATTTAAGGTCGAACTAACTAGAAGTAATAGATATGAATCTGCAGGTGCTGTTATCGCGTTTTTAAGCCTGTTTCAGTATGCAAGTATTTGTTTTGTATCCTGCCTCCATGTCAGAAACATTACCTGCAGATCTTCATATGTTACTAGTAGGTATTAGATTTCTACTGTTTAGCTCGAGCTGAAAGGATTAATGGAtacattgacagaaaattaatgagCAGCTACTCTGAAAATGGTCACTTGATGGTTGCAGATTTTCAAGATTTTATAGAGTATTTGCTGCTTCTGTTGTCTCACATTATggcaaactgaatattttgaggttttagactgttggtcaTACTCAACATGAAATTTGAATTTGGTTCAAGCATATAATTACAGGCATTTTTACGTTTTTTTGGAAGTTTTATGgatgaaaaataacaattaaagaATCAGAAGTTTAATCagtattaaatataatgtttataattgcAGCCTTATAGTtatattattcaaataaaatgtactggAGCAGCCTTCAGGAAGTGCCCAACCTCATGTGGAGATAATAACAACAAAGTATGGCTGCCTAttgtaattattgattaatctggtTAATCATTTTGCctgtaaaatgtcaacattgAAAACAGTCAGATATAATTTCTTACAGCTCATACTAACATcttcaaatgtgattttaaagatATACAGTTTACCATCATGTATAATGCAGAAAAccttcaaatcctcacattcGAGAAGCTGCAACTAGCACTTTAAATATGACTGAAACAATTATTCCATTAACAAAATAGTCAATTAATTATGTGTCTATGGATTAATTGACTGATCAAAGTTAATTGTTGCATAATATTAAACCATATTAATAATACTACACTCAGATACatcagtaaaagtaccaatgcATCAATGTGAATATACTCCAATACAAGTTAAAGTCCTGCATACAAGATCCTTCACTTCAGAAGTATTATCAGCTAAATTTAGTTTAAGTATCAGAAGTAGAAGTGCTCGTTCAGCAGGAATGGTCCATGTGACTGATTTCTGGTTAAATATGACTATCGTTGTGTAAACAGCATTTTACTGCTGTAGCTTTGAACAACTTTACATGCTAGTTGGTAGTTTAGCCTcaatctgaggggtcatgagatgatggagaagaagaaaattaaCATTGGATTTTCTTctgatatttgctttttttgtgaattCTTTGACACTTTTACCTCTTTGGGCCTgaacaatcattttaaaagtcattttagAAGGTTCATTTGCTGCATTTATGTGACAAGTTAATTCAAAGAGTCTCACAATTTAACCTCCTCAGCACTGGGAGCAATTTTGAGGTTCAGTGTCTCAAACCACCAACCCTTCCTTTAGTGGGAAATTCCATTAttatacaaaacataacaaaaagcTGCCACAATTAGACCCTGGTGTTGTTTTATGTGAGGgttcaaaactgaaaaatggtTGTTcatcactgttttcattttttttttatgtagaatCTTAATTTACAAAGTAAAAATAGCAAGTTACATAAATGTAATGGtaatattttgcttttaaatgctGTTGAGTGAATGTAAATAGTCAAATAAAGAGTAAATGTACAAAGTTGTGTGCTTCACAGGAATAAAACcagtaacaaaaataacataataggacataaaaaacagtaaaaatagatcaaatttaaacacaaaatgatgaccTAAAAACTAATTTTACTGCGTGTTTTTCATATAACTATATTTAGCAGCTGTGTCATGAATAACTTATTGAATAGCGGCCTCAGAATCACAACGGTTCTCTTCTGGCTGCGGTGGATtgcatttatttctgtttttctttgggATTCTGTGTTAAAAACAGAGTGATATATGTGATGTTTGTCCTCTCCCGCAGCCCGTAGAAGCCACAGACGATGCCTTCTGGGACCAGTTCTGGGCCGACAGCGCCACCACCGTACAGGACGTCTTCGCTCTGGTGCCGGCGGCCGAGATCCGAGCCGTCAGAGAGGAGTCTCCGTCCAACCTGGCGACGCTCTGCTACAAGGTGACGTGCACTCATGAGGACGACTTTCACTGTGCAGGACAGTCAGGAGTCGAGTGTGTGTCCATCCTGGAGACAGTGAGAGTGAAAGGAATGCTGCCGTTTGTTGTTCCCACACTCT
This window encodes:
- the plaub gene encoding plasminogen activator, urokinase b, with translation MGSANHESLPPSLHVSPARHNRANPEEAPTLLPASTLHTGLLRRNRREYVFGSPSSSSSSSSYSFSFESSGEVCLNGGSSFPSLSTGEHSFCLCADGFEGTNCETVKGTSCYKGMGLSYRGTVSRSESGRRCVDWDLETRMLYMSGDVNSGRHNYCRNVAYKERPWCYVRRNQQLVWEYCDIQRCGSETAAESSCGERTRKQMKIVGGTVATVESHPWVAAIFWRSKSKEKIFRCGGSLISACWVLTAAHCFPDGSHTKVNRFSVILGKNALNETDPTVEQTFGVEEIIIHEGYDNIEGNFNNDIALVKLRAKHGTCAKESNSVKTVCLPPPHQSLVPGVPCEIAGYGKEKYGLWYRSQYLREAQVNPIADYVCRQKDYYGNMITDNMFCAARPDWSQDACEGDSGGPLVCETDNRLFLFGVISWGDGCARELRPGVYTRVTNYNQWIEEKTGLSSIAAGSMFPQK